A stretch of the Carassius carassius chromosome 50, fCarCar2.1, whole genome shotgun sequence genome encodes the following:
- the LOC132133012 gene encoding uncharacterized protein LOC132133012: protein MCKDIFSTHFQTKSMLCKWTRPHVLIFSLILSLPSASYGSHSLSLLSTYIQGETQFPKFSYITTLDDITVGYYNSEIYIPKGNMTNEDDVIESDYIKGISKYMKNSFMRRSALLSDYSQTESLCVYQTLVVCELLELDNPGKMIIKDAAGGYTTDEMSYFNNNFTYTVTVNITQEELKPHLEQFKQEFAKIFYPICITTLKNYLKKRGGQVERSKSSRTHAHLYHESSIPDVYKQSSGS, encoded by the exons ATGTGCAAGGACATTTTTTCAACACATTTTCAGACTAAAAGCATGCTGTGCAAATGGACAAGACCTCATGTCCTCATCTTTTCACTTATACTTTCACTTCCATCTGCATCATATG GTTCTCACTCTTTGTCATTGCTTTCAACTTATATTCAAGGAGAAACACAATTTCCTAAATTTAGTTACATAACAACTCTGGATGACATCACAGTTGGATACTATAATTCAGAGATTTATATTCCAAAAGGGAATATGACAAATGAGGATGATGTGATTGAGTCAGATTACATAAAGGGTATAagtaaatatatgaaaaactCCTTCATGAGACGATCTGCACTGTTGAGTGACTACAGCCAAACTGAGA GTCTTTGTGTCTATCAGACTCTGGTTGTCTGTGAGCTGCTGGAACTTGACAATCCTGGAAAGATGATTATTAAAGATGCTGCTGGTGGCTACACCACAGATGAAATGTCTTACTTTAACAACAACTTTACTTATACTGTGACTGTAAATATTACACAAGAAGAGCTCAAACCTCACCTTGAACAATTCAAGCAGGAATTTGCAAAGATCTTTTACCCAATTTGCATAACAACTCTCAAAAATTACCTCAAAAAGAGAGGAGGTCAAGTGGAAAGGAGTAAGTCCTCAAGGACACATGCACATTTGTATCATGAATCTTCCATTCCAGATGTTTATAAACAATCTTCAGGCtcataa